One part of the Rutidosis leptorrhynchoides isolate AG116_Rl617_1_P2 chromosome 1, CSIRO_AGI_Rlap_v1, whole genome shotgun sequence genome encodes these proteins:
- the LOC139866916 gene encoding uncharacterized protein: MSENNLIKPNRVITDKDKDEDDDVVCLGEFFIDDNYELTTFTFGSNVLQLLCLQSASTDFDLTGQLVWPGARLLNEYLSNNAELLQGCSAVELGSGVGITGILCSRYCREVVLTDHNDEVLKILKKNIELHESSEDPNSCAALSAEKLEWGNCDHLNRILENHPQGFDLVLGADICFQQNSVPPLFDTVKQLLCLREKEHCKFILAYVSRSKMMDVMVTKEAIQHGLQIREVDGTRSVIANLEGVIYEITL; this comes from the exons ATGTCTGAAAACAACTTGATCAAACCAAACAGAGTAATAACTGATAaagataaagatgaagatgatgatgtagtTTGCTTGGGTGAATTCTTTATTGATGACAA TTATGAGCTCACTACTTTCACATTTGGGTCTAATGTTCTTCAGCTTCTTTGTCTACAATCAGCTTCAA CTGATTTTGATTTGACGGGGCAGTTGGTATGGCCTGGTGCGAGACTGTTAAATGAATACCTTTCAAATAACGCCGAGCTTCTACAAGGATGTTCTGCTGTTGAATTAGGATCTGGTGTAG GCATTACTGGTATACTTTGCAGCAGATATTGTCGTGAAGTTGTGCTTACAGACCATAATGACGAAGTCCTCAAG ATCTTGAAGAAAAACATCGAGCTTCATGAATCTTCTGAGGATCCTAATTCTTGTGCTG CGTTAAGTGCGGAGAAATTGGAATGGGGAAACTGTGATCACCTCAACCGAATTTTAGAAAACCATCCGCAAGGATTCGATCTGGTGCTTGGAGCTGATATCT GCTTTCAGCAAAATAGCGTTCCTCCACTGTTCGACACTGTCAAACAGCTTCTATGTCTACGCGAGAAAGAGCATTGCAAATTCATATTGGCTTACGTCTCACGTTCGAAAAT GATGGATGTGATGGTTACGAAAGAAGCTATTCAGCATGGGCTGCAGATCCGAGAAGTTGATGGGACTCGATCAGTGATTGCAAATCTTGAGGGAGTTATATATGAGATCACGCTCTAG
- the LOC139859738 gene encoding F-box protein At2g32560-like — MLIYFVTFISFILFYKYSISIKKLPSWASEMRLPSFYLWEDLLIFNLKMTSYSKMKTDDREDVKTSAATESRSLLDLPDLALETILEKLEPADLCKMACVSTYLRGMSMSDYHWKHHMKQKWGRIFGPAAKKEWQLYIASQKDLLDSEEKRGFLRGYLSKLWPVMKLKSRSRSYNERKSFVPTDSCSILSCYRALETAKFSFPAQVFNRENGHVGFVMSCYDAELSYNCETDTFEARYPPHGPRAVASENGVTWERLREARVDESPHDLHVSNCLNDLRPKDHIEIQWRRNKQFPYGWWYGVIGHLESCDGNETFCRCHESDIVALEFKQYAPGSQWRHMTINRKDHREEGNQTAGFYGGIKKLYNKDEISMWQQFWPTDILE; from the exons ATGCTAAtctactttgttactttcatttccTTCATACTATTCTACAAATACTCCATTTCCATCAAGAAACTTCCATCATGGGCTAGTGAAATGAGACTGCCTTCTTTCTATTTATGGGAGGATTTGTTGATCTTCAACTTAAAGATGACCAGTTATAGTAAGATGAAAACAGATGATAGGGAGGATGTTAAAACCAGTGCAGCAACAGAATCAAGAAGTCTATTGGATTTGCCTGATTTAGCATTAGAAACAATTCTTGAAAAGCTTGAGCCAGCTGACCTTTGTAAAATGGCTTGTGTTTCAACTTATTTAAGGGGCATGAGTATGAGTGATTACCACTGGAAACATCACATGAAACAGAAATGGGGTAGAATTTTTGGTCCTGCTGCCAAAAAAGAATGGCAGTTATATATTGCATCTCAAAAAGACTTGCTTGATAGTGAAGAAAAAAGAGGCTTTTTAAGGGGTTATTTGTCAAAACTTTGGCCTGTTATGAAGCTTAAGTCTAGATCTAGATCTTATAATGAAAGAAAATCTTTTGTACCAACCGATAGTTGTTCGATCCTGTCATGCTACCGAGCCCTTGAGACTGCCAAATTTTCGTTTCCTGCTCAGGTCTTTAACCGTGAG AACGGGCATGTTGGGTTCGTTATGTCATGCTATGATGCAGAACTAAGCTATAATTGCGAGACAGATACTTTCGAGGCTAG ATATCCACCACACGGGCCAAGAGCAGTAGCGTCGGAGAACGGGGTGACATGGGAAAGGCTAAGGGAAGCTCGTGTTGATGAATCACCTCATGATCTTCATGTTTCGAACTGTTTGAACGATTTACGCCCAAAAGATCACATTGAGATTCAATGGAGAAGGAACAAACAGTTTCCTTATG GTTGGTGGTACGGTGTTATAGGGCACTTAGAATCATGTGATGGTAATGAGACATTTTGCCGTTGCCATGAAAGTG ATATTGTGGCGCTCGAGTTCAAGCAGTATGCACCTGGTTCACAATGGAGACATATGACGATTAACAGGAAAGACCATCGTGAAGAAGGAAACCAGACCGCTGGGTTCTATGGAGGAATCAAAAAACTATATAACAAGGATGAGATTTCTATGTGGCAACAATTTTGGCCAACTGATATCTTGGAATAA